The following proteins are co-located in the Ailuropoda melanoleuca isolate Jingjing chromosome 13, ASM200744v2, whole genome shotgun sequence genome:
- the ZNF830 gene encoding zinc finger protein 830, which yields MASTTSARTPAGKRVVNQDELRRLMKEKQRLSTNRKRIESPFAKYNRLGQLSCALCNTPVKSELLWQTHVLGKQHREKVAELKGAKETTQGPSSSSMPQSAKRKAPDADGQDAKRPKASPLPQVQPSTSALPANIDRTGKESARATLSKASGLGLLPDYEDEEDEEEEEGGEGKKGDTSKQPPDAQGREHSLSSSREATSGMLPSGFSDTNPPKAPLIPHSGSIEKAEIHEKVVERRENTAEALPEGFFDDPEIDARVRKVDAPKDQMDKEWDEFQKAMRQVNTISEAIVAEEDEEGRLDRQIGEIDEQIECYRRVEKLRNRQDEIKNKLKEVLTIKELQKKEEENVDSDDEGELQDLLSQDWRVKGALL from the coding sequence ATGGCGTCCACCACCTCCGCTCGCACTCCGGCTGGGAAGCGAGTGGTGAATCAGGACGAACTGCGGCGGTTGATGAAGGAGAAGCAGCGTCTGAGCACCAATCGGAAACGGATAGAATCTCCGTTTGCGAAGTACAACCGTTTGGGGCAGCTGAGCTGTGCCCTGTGTAACACCCCGGTGAAGAGCGAGCTCCTATGGCAGACTCACGTCCTGGGAAAACAGCACCGTGAGAAAGTGGCCGAGCTGAAGGGCGCGAAGGAAACCACCCAGGGTCCGTCCTCCAGCTCAATGCCTCAGTCAGCCAAGAGGAAGGCGCCGGATGCGGATGGCCAAGATGCCAAAAGACCCAAGGCCTCCCCGCTGCCTCAGGTACAGCCCTCCACATCCGCTTTGCCCGCCAACATTGACAGAACAGGGAAGGAGTCCGCCAGAGCGACCCTCAGTAAGGCGTCGGGACTCGGTTTACTCCCTGATTATGAAGATGAGGaagacgaggaggaggaagagggaggagaagggaaaaaaggggacACCAGCAAGCAGCCGCCCGACGCACAGGGCAGGGAACACTCGCTTTCCTCCTCGAGAGAGGCAACAAGTGGTATGCTGCCAAGCGGTTTCTCGGATACAAATCCTCCCAAGGCCCCTTTAATTCCTCATTCAGGGTCAATTGAGAAagcagaaatacatgaaaaagtcgtggaaaggagagaaaacacagcGGAAGCATTACCGGAAGGCTTTTTTGACGACCCTGAGATAGACGCTAGAGTACGAAAGGTTGATGCCCCAAAGGATCAGATGGACAAAGAGTGGGACGAATTTCAAAAGGCCATGAGACAGGTCAATACCATTTCCGAAGCCATAGTTGCCGAAGAGGATGAGGAGGGACGGTTGGACCGGCAAATTGGGGAGATCGATGAGCAGATAGAATGTTACCGTCGGGTGGAAAAGCTTCGGAATCGCcaggatgaaataaaaaataagcttaaagAGGTTCTGACTATAAAAGAActacagaaaaaggaagaggagaatgtTGACAGCGATGATGAAGGAGAGCTACAAGATTTGTTGTCTCAGGATTGGAGGGTAAAAGGGGCTTTATTATAG